CAGCGGCAACATCATCGGCCGTACGCAGCGGCGGATTCATCTTGGCATTGGTGTCGTAGCCCCGCACCGCATCGTCGGTAAGGCTGAAATAATGGGGCGCCGTCTCGCAGGTGACCTGCACGCCACGGGCCTTGGCGTTGCGGATGATGCGGAGCGAACCCTTTGTGGAAACATGGGCGATGTGCAGCGGCGAACCGGTGAACTCCGCCAGATAGACGTCGCGGGAGGTCGCGGCATCTTCGGCGGCCCACGGAATCCCCTTCAGGCCAAGCTCGGTGGAGACGAACCCCTCGTTCATGACCCCCTCTCCCACCAGCGTCAGGTCTTCCGCATGGGAGATGACCATGATTCCCATCCCCTTTGCGTACTCAAGGGCGCGGCGCATGAGTTCCGAGTTGATTACCGGCCTGCCGTCATCGGATACGGCCACGCACCCGGCTTCTTTCAGCTCCCCCATCTCAGAGAGGCGCTCGCCGTGGGATCCCTGGGTAATGGCGCCAATGGGGAATACATTGACCAGCCCCTCCGCCTTCGCCTTAGCGATAATATAGGTCGATACCGCCTTGTTGTCGTTCACCGGCTTGGTGTTCGGCATGCAGGCGACCGATGTGAAGCCCCCCGCTGCTGCCGCTCTCGAACCGGAGACAATGTCTTCCTTGTACTCGAGGCCGGGATCCCGCAGATGAACGTGCATGTCGATAAGGCCCGGCGTCACGATTTTGCCGGAGGCATCGATCGTCTCGCCACCGGCCGGAGCCTTCAGCCCCTTGCCCAGCTCCTTGACGGCGCCGTTCTCCACAAGAATGTCGAGTACTTCATCAATTCCCTGAGACGGGTCTATCACCCGTCCTCCCTGTATCACCATATTCATGGGTCACCTCGTATTCTGGCGCAGGGGAAACATCCCCTCGCAATAAATGGATTTATTCCGTTACGACGGCACCGCCGCTTACATGGTAAAGCATGGCCATGCGCACCGCCACGCCGTTCTCGACCTGCTTGAGAACGTGGGATTTGGCGCAATCGGCAACGTAGGAGGAAAGCTCGACGCCACGATTTATCGGTCCGGGATGCATGACGATCGCATCAGGCTTTGCCCACTTGAGATTCTCGGGATTGAGGCCGAAATAGCGTGAATATTCACGGGTATTGGGTATAAGGGTTTTACCCTGGCGCTCCTGTTGGATGCGAAGCATGATGACCACGTCGGCGTCCTGGATGGCTTCCTTCATGGTGGTGCAGACCGTTACGTTGCCAAGGCGCTCCACACCGGGCGGCAGCATGGTGGGAGGTCCGGCCAGATACAGATGGGATCCCATCTTGGTAAGCCCAGCGATATCGGAGCGGGCCACCCGGCTATGGGTGATATCGCCGACAATCGCCACTTTGAGGCCATCGAGGCGGCCGTACCGGTCCTTGATGGTCAGCATGTCGAGAATCCCCTGGGACGGGTGCTCGTGGGCGCCGTCACCGGCGTTTATGATGGAGCAGGAAAGCCGCTTGGACAGATAATAGTGGGCTCCGGATACGGCATGACGCATTACGACGATGTCCGGCTTCATGGCTTCCAGGTTCCGGGCGGTATCGAGGAGCGTCTCCCCCTTGGTGGCCGAACTCGTGGAAGCGGTTATATTCACGGTATCCGCCGAAAGGCGCTTGCCCGCAATCTCGAAAGAAGTGCGGGTGCGCGTGGACGCTTCGTAAAAAAGATTGATGATGGTCTTGCCGCGCAGGGTCGGCACTTTTTTGATATCGCGGCTGTTAATCTCCCGCATGTTTTCGGCGGTTGAGATCAGGAGTTCGATCTCATCCTTGTTGAGGTCCTTTAGCGCTATGATGTCCTTATGCTCGAATCCCATCGCTCTCCCCCTGGTAGTGTAGGGTCAGGCCCCATGCCTGCCCCGGCAATTCATTTTTCCAGAACCACTTCCACCGGTTTGTCATCGGCGTCGAACTGAACGGTAATTTTCTCGCGACTGCTTGTGGGTACGTTGCGACCCACAAAATCCGCCCGGATGGGAAGCTCCCGGTGGCCCCGGTCAATGAGAACCGCCAGTTGGATAGATGCCGGCCTGCCGTGGTCCATGAGGGCATCCATGGCGGCACGGATCGTCCGGCCGGTAAAAAGCACATCGTCTACGAGGATCACTTTCTTGTTCTCCACCGTGAACGGGATGTCGGTTTTTCCCACCGGCAGATGCTTGGAGTGCCCCTTGAAGTCATCCCGATAGAGGGTGATGTCCACCTCCCCCATCGGCACCGACGCACCTTCGATCTCCTCCAGCCGGGAAGACAACTCCCTGGCCAGATGGACGCCGCCGGTCCTGATGCCCACAAGAACCAGATCGGCAACCCCCTTGTTCCGCTCAAGGATTTCGTGAGCAATCCGGGTAAGCGCACGCTTCACGCCAACCCCATCCAGTATGGTCGTCTTCTCTTCAGCCATCCTGTCCCTCCTTTGCACTCGTTGGGCAAACTCTGTCGGCAGGCACGAAAAGAGCCCTTCCGCAGAACGCGAAAAGGCTCAATAAGACTATGTTGTTAGTCTGTAGTCGGCACCTTTTCTAACCTCACGGGGTTAATTTAAAAGGCTCAGTATAGATGAGGCTTAAAATTTTCAGCAGGGTATCACCCGGCCGACAAAAGTGTCAAGACCAATTTCAGTGAATGATATCCCCGATGCTTTTCCAACGGACCCGCATTGCATCATGGTCCCAGGACCAGTACTTTATAAAGGCAAGTCCCTTGATTTGCTCGCTTTTGACGAATCCCCAGAAGCGGCTGTCGTAAGAGCGGTCGCGGTTGTCGCCCATGACGAAATAACAGCCGGCTGGCACTGTCCTCGGAGCGAAATTGTCACGGGGGTTCATGGCGATCGGAAGGATATCCGGCTCCTTGTGGACTTCCTGAGGTATCTTGAAAAGCTTGCCGTTCACGTAAATATTTTTGTTTATTTCCTGAACTACGTCGCCGGGGACGCCGATGACCCGCTTGATAAAGTCCTTGCTGGGGTCTTCCGGATATTCGAAGACGATGACGTCACCCCGCTGCGGCTGGCGAATGGGAGCGATTTTGGTATCGGTGAACGGAATCTTTGTACCGTAGATAAATTTGCTGACAAGGATATGGTCGCCGATGGCAAGGGTATCCTCCATGGAACCGGAAGGAATTTTGAATGCCTGCACCACAAATGTCCGGATAATGAGAGCGAGGATGACGGCGATGATAATCGACTCGGCATACTCCCTGACAATGTGTTTCTTCTTTACCTGCTTGTCCTCGGCCGCCGAGCTCCCGCCCATGCTGCCGTTCGTGCCGTACTGCGTGTTCTTGTAGTCCATTGCGGTTCCTTTTCGGTGAATGTCCCTACCTACTCTTCAACCTTTAGAATGGCGAGGAAAGCCTCCTGGGGTAATTCCACGTTCCCCACGTTCTTCATCCGCTTCTTCCCTTCCTTCTGCTTCTCGAGAAGCTTGCGCTTACGGGTGATGTCGCCGCCGTAGCACTTGGCGAGAACATCCTTGCGCAGCGCCTTGACGGTTTCGCGGGCAATTATCTTCGTGCCTATTGCCGCCTGGATGGCGACCTCGAACATCTGGCGGGGGATAAGTTCCTTCATTTTGGAAACGAGATCCCGGCCCCGATAGTAAGCCTTGTCCCGGTGAATAATCAGGGAAAGCGCATCAACCACTTCGCCGTTGATCATAATGTTCATCCTCACGAGCTCGCTGCGCCGGTAATCCAGGTGCTCATAATCGAGGGATGCATACCCTTTGGTGATGGACTTGAGGCGGTCGTAAAAGTCCAGCACCACCTCGTTCAGGGGAAGTTCATAAATAATCATGACCCTGGTCGGGGTCAAGTATTTAATTTCCCGCTGGACCCCACGCTTCTCCTCGCACAGCGCCAGAATCCCGCCGACAAACTCGTTCGGGGTGTGGATTGAAGCAAGGATGAAGGGTTCCTCGACGTAATCGATCTCCTGCACCGGGGGAAGCTGGTTGGCGCTCTCGATGGAAATCACATCCCCCTTGAGGCGATGGACCTTATAGACAACCGTCGGCGCGGTGGTGATGAGATCGAGATTAAACTCCCTCTCAAGACGTTCCTGGATAATCTCCATGTGGAGCAACCCCAGGAAGCCGCACCGGAAGCCGAAGCCGAGCGCCAGGGACGTCTCGGGCTCATAGGAGAAAGAGGAGTCGTTAAGCTTCAGCTTGGCCAGAGCGTCGCGCAACTGCTCATACTGGGCGGTATCAATGGGATACAACCCGGAAAAGACCATCGGCTTTACTTCCTTGAAACCGCCGAGGGGGGTGGTGCAGGGGCGCAGGGTGTGGGTGACGGTATCGCCGATTTTGGCGTCGGCAACGTCTTTGATGCCGGCAATGATAAACCCGACCTCGCCGGCAGACAACTGGGGCACTTCGCGCATGACCGGGGCAAAAACACCCACCTTCAGGGCCTCGTAACTGCGGCCGGTGGAGACGAGCTGAACCTTCTCCCCTTTTTTCAGGGTGCCGTCGATGAGCCGGACCAGGATTATGACCCCCTGATACTGGTCATACCAGGAGTCAAAGAGCAGTGCTTTCAGCGGAGCCGTCGGGTCGCCCTCGGGCGGGGGAATTTTTTTGACTATCTCCTCAAGAATCTCCCTGGTCCCGATCCCCTCCTTGGCGCTGGCAAGAACCGCGTCGTGAGCATCCAGACCGATAATCTCTTCGATCTCGTTCTTGACCCGCTCGGGTTCCGCCGCAGGCAGATCGATTTTGTTCAGAACGGGGAAAACCTCGAGATTGATATCGATGGCGAGATAGACGTTGGCCAGGGTCTGGGCCTCAACCCCCTGGGAGGCATCGACGACCAGCAGCCCCCCTTCGCAGGCGGCCAAGGACCGTGAAACCTCATAGGTGAAGTCCACATGCCCGGGGGTATCGATCAGGTTAAGGATATAATCCTTGCCGTCATCGGCACGATAGTTCAGGCGAACAGTCTGTGCCTTGATGGTAATGCCGCGCTCCCGTTCCAGGTCCATCTTGTCGAGGAACTGATCCTGCTTTTCACGCTCCGACAGAGCACCGGTATATTCCAGCAGGCGGTCGGCAAGCGTCGACTTGCCATGGTCAATGTGAGCAATAATAGAGAAATTGCGAATGTTTTCTATCTTCATAGACACCTTGTAGTTTACTGAGCGTAAGCAATAAATGGTATCCGAAAAAACCGTATATTGTAAAGGAGATTCTCCGGTAGCCCCGGCAACACGCCAATACGCGTCACCCCTCGATTAATCGAAGACGACACGTGTTCGCGTTGCCTTCCCGCATGATTCATGATATACGTCCGGCACGCCGACCAAATAATACAAAGGAAATTACATGCTGACCGGAAAACAAAAACGCTTCCTCCGAGGGCTGGGACACAGCCTCAACCCCGTAATCACCGTTGGCAAGGGGGAAATCTCGGAATCTCTTGTTCACGAAACCGTTGAAGCCCTTGAACACCATGAACTCATCAAGGTGAAAATTCTTGAGAGCTGCTTGATGGACCGCCACGAAGTGGCCGGAGAACTGGCGGAAGCCTGCAGCGCCGAAGTCGCCCAGGTACTTGGCCGGACTTTTCTCCTTTACCGCGCAGCCTCCGAACCCAAGATTGAGCTTCCGAAGTAAACGCGGAGCCGCCATCCCTATTCAAAAAAAAAAGCCCGGATTTCTCCGGGCTTTTTTCATGCATTAATCGCTGATTCCACGACAGTATCACAGATCAATCGTCGTGGCCGTGACCTTTTCCCTTGCCGTGGTGCTTGTATTCGCTCTTATCATGCTTCCGCTCCTGCTTATAGTGCTTCTTGTACTCTTTTCCCGGCTTGAAACGCTTGCCGCGGTAATGATCGCGGTCTCTGTGATAGGAGCGATACTCATCATCACGATAGTAGCGAATCCGCTCAAGTTTATGCTTGCGAAGCCCCGGAGGAAGATTCTTGTATTTCACCACGCCCCACGGGCCGCTGTAGTGGGGAGCCCGGTACCAGTGATTGTCCTGCCAGAGGTAATAGCGGCCGCTGATGTAGAACATGTCATAGGGGATATCGACCCCGACGTAGAAACCGAGACGCGGCGGAGTGATGAATAACGGCGGTTCGTCGATAATAATACGCGGTCCGGCCGGAACAACCACTGCCGGCGGCGCCGGGACAACCACGCTTGGGCGGTTTCCAACGCTGATATTCACGTCGAAACCGACATTGGAATCAGCGAGCGCCGGAGACACTGCCGCCAAAATCAAGGGAACAACTGCAAGAAACTTCTTCATGAGATCTCCTCTCTCGACTAGATTTCCCTGAGGCTTTCGGCCTGCAAGGGTTCAGATGCAAAAAAGCCGGGGCCGCACCATTCTTAAAATGATATTTCGGCAACCCGGCTGTCTGCGTGAGACCCTGTAGGCTTTCCGCCCCATCCTCGCGGATGGTTGAGTATTATCGTATATCAACCCGCTTTTCAGAGGGATATAGCGCAATCCCCGCTCCGCGTCAAGACATTAGGAATTCCAACGCAGCATCCGAACTCTTCCGGTCACACTCTTTCATAGGGCTCAAAGAGGCGCTTGAATTCATCCAAAGCAAAGCGGTCCGTCATTCCGGCAATATAATCGCACACAACCCGCTCACGCCCCATTGCCTCCATTTTCATTTGATACTTGCGTGGCAGGAGCGTGGGATGCTTCACATAGGTTTCGAAGAGCTGGGTAAGATAGCGTTCCGCCTTCACCCGCATCCGTTCCACCTTATGGTGGCGATATAGGTTTTCGAAAAGAAACCGTTTAAGATTGCGGTTTTTGCCGGCGACGTCTGGACTGAACGCCACCACCGGACGGTTAATCCGGCGCATGTCGTCCAAGGAGGATATATTCAGCCGGCGAATGTTCTCCAGTGTGGTCGCAGTCAGGTCTTTGATGAAAAGCCCTATCAGGGCGCTAATTGTCTGAAACTTCCGGCGTCCCGGCGCAATATCGGGGTGAGCGCTGCCGATTCCTTCGTAAACCTCACGCCAGAGTTCCACTTCATTGAGCTGCTCCAGAGTAATCAGGCCCGATTTCAGGCCGTCATCGATATCATGGTTGTTGTAGGCGATCTCGTCGGCGTAGTTGATTATCTGGGCCTCAATCGTCGGCACTACGCCTGGCAAGTAACCTTCAATCACCCCGACCGGCCGGTCATAGGGCGATGAATGCTTGATAATCCCCTCCAGCACTTCCCAGGAGAGATTCAATCCGTTGAAGCCGGGATAGCGTTCCTCCAGTTGATCCACAACGCGGAACGACTGAAGGTTGTGCTCAAATCCCCCCGCCCCTTCCATGAGACGGTTCAGGATCTCTTCCCCGGTATGGCCAAAAGGGGTGTGCCCCAGGTCATGGGAAAGGGCCAAGGCTTCGGTCAGCTCTTCATTCAGCCCGAGACGCCTTGCGATTGCTTTGCCGATCTGGGCAACCTCAAGGGAATGGGTGAGCCGGGTCCGGTAGTAGTCCCCCTCATGGTTCACGAATACCTGGGTCTTGTACTCCAGCCTTCTGAATGCCGCACAGTGGATAATCCGGTCCCGGTCCCGCTCGAAAGCAGGCCGCGTATCGCGGAACACCTCCGCATGCTTCCTCCCCCTGGATTCGGCGCTGCGTGCCGCGTATCCGGCCAGATCCGGCCGTTCCTGCGACCGGCCGCAATAATCTTCTTCCATATTCCCTCCCCCTGCCGTTCCGTCACCACTCTAATGCTGCCTCCAAGGGGTGTCAACCGCGAAAAGATATCCTTGACTACACCTGACCTATCATGCTAGTTTTTTAAGGCTTTTTTAAGATTTTCCCACTCCGCGCCAAGGACTGTGTGCACTCATTATGACAACTGACCTCCTGGGACGGGTTCCCAAAAGGATCCGCAACAAAATCGGATCACAAACCCGTATTTGCCTTCTCAATGGCCGTGATCTCTTCAATATCCTGAAAAATGAAAAATTGATTCTCATGGCCTGCAACCCGCGGATCAAACACGTTATTCCCGGCATCATGAAAGCTGCCGAAGAGCTTGACGCCATAGTTGCCTTCGAACTCACCCGCACCGAAGGCGGAGTCGACGGAGGCTACACCGGCCAGACGCCGCAGTTGTTCTTCGAAACGGTAATCGAGTACGCCGAACGGTTCAGCTTCACAAAGCCGTTCATCATCCACGGCGATCACACCACGGTCCAGAACACCTCCAGCGAAGAGCAGGAATCCGCCCGGCATCTCATTGAAGCACAGATCGAAGCAGGATATACCTCTTTCGCCATCGATGCTTCCTTCAACCCCTTGCCCGACAACATCCTGATTACCGCCGACCTGGCCGCCCAAGTGGAAAGTGAGGGGTACGGCCTTGAAGTCGAACTGGGCGAAGTGCGGCAAGCCGGATTGGCATCAAACCTGACCACGGTTGAAGAAACGGAGGCGTTTCTCTCGGGCCTCGCGGCCCGGGGAATCCATCCGCAGCTCCTGGCCATCGACAACGGCTCCAAACGCGGCAACTACCTGGATGGCGAAATGGTCAGAATAGATCTCGAGCAAACAAAAGCAATCTACGAAACTGTCATTCGCCATGGCCTTGCGGGACTTGTCCAGCACGGAATTACCGGAACGCCGCTACGGCTCGTGGGCAAGCTTGCCGGCTACGGGATCCGCAAGGGGAACATCGGCACGCTCTGGCAGAACGTTGCCCACGCCGGACTTCCCCTGGACCTCATGGATGCCATGCGCCGCTGGGCAAAAGAGAACGGCAAGGACATCAAGTTCGCCACGAACGTGTTCAAAACCGACATCGACAACATCCCTGAAGAAAACGCAAAGCAGATTCTCGACATGGCCTATCGGGAAGCAAAGGAATTTCTCCAGGCATTCCATGCGAAGGGGAGCGCCTCGCGGCTCGCGGCGTCCCTGATCGAGGCCCGGTGAGAGTCGCAGGCGGAACCGCCCGAGGCCGCCGACTTGCCGCTCCGCGGGGGGAGCGGGTACGTCCCACGTCCGATAAGGTCAAGGAAGCCCTTTTCAGCATTCTGGCATCACTTCTGGGAAATCTTGAAGGGCTGAGGGTTCTCGATATTTTTGCCGGCACCGGCAGCCTGGGCATCGAAGCCCTGAGCCGGGGCTGCCACGAAGCGGTCTTCGTCGACAATCATCGCGAATCGGTTGCCGTCATTCGCCAGAATCTCAAGCAACTGAACCTCGAAGATCGGAGCCGCGTGATAACCAGGGAAGCAACCGCGGCCATCCAGGCGCTTGCCGGCGAAAGTCCGTTCCGGATTATTGTCCTCGACCCACCCTATCGACAGGGCCTGACGGAAAAGGTCCTGCACAATCTGGCATCAGCGCCGTTTGTCGCGGCAGAAACGATTATCGTAGCGGAATCGGATTCCGGCGAAGTGTTTGCTGAAGAATTTGGCCCCTTGAGGCAGTTCGACCGGAGGATATACGGCGACACTGCACTTACCTTCTTCAAGAAAGGGATACCTGCCGACCATGCCTAGAAAAGTCGCCGTTTACCCTGGCTCATTCGACCCCATCACCTACGGGCACCTGGATATTATCGACAGGGGCCTGAGAATCTTCGACGAAATTATCGTTGCGGTGGCCAAAAATTCGGCCAAAAACTCACTCTTCACCATCAATGAACGGGTAGACCTTATTCAGCGGGTACTGGCGGACAATGTCAGGGCGAGAGTCGATACTTTCGACGGCCTTCTGGTGGATTACGTCCTTTCCCAGAACGCCACGGTCATCATCCGGGGGCTGCGGGCTATTTCCGATTTCGAATACGAATTTCAGATCGCCCAGATGAACCGCAGCATCTCCCAGGACGTTGAAACGCTTTTCATGATGACATCGGTCCCCTACGGTTACCTGTCGTCGTCCATTGTCAAGGAAGTAAGTTCCCTGAACGGCCCCATCGAAGACCTGGTCCCCCCCCTCGTGCGGGCGGCACTCAGGGATAAATTCTCCAAAACCACAGTCTAAGTGCAGAGCAGACGATCCAAAGAATCTCCTCGACGATACACTGACCTAAAGCATCCGCCATTTCTGCCGATAACATATATGTAACGGCAGCATGGCGGAACCAAGGCGGAGCCCATACAGGCACGCAAAGGAGAAGGCGATGATCTCCAAGACCATGACCATCGGCGACATCATCCGCACCTATCCCCAAACCCTGAAAGTTTTTGAAAAATACGGCCTAGACTGCCGTGAATGCCAGGTTGCCGATTATGAAGAGCTTGAGCACGGCGCCGGCGTGCATAAAACCGACCTTGAGAAACTTCTGAAGGAGCTTAATGAAATCATCGTTTCCTGAAACCGCGAAGGCGACATGAAAGAAGAATTCACCGATTACCGGAAATACTTCAGCCCCGGCTACCGGATAGAAGTCCGCATACCCCGGGCAACAGGAGACCCGTTCCGCGACGGTGCAACCATCGCACGGCTGGAAGAGGACCTTGTTCAGTTCCAGCTTTCCCGCGATGTTTTGCCGGCCGGCATCAAAGCTGATGCCGGTACTATTGTCGACGTCAGAATCGGAAAGGACGGGGCTGCTTACTGCTGTCGCGCCATTATAGTTACCCAACGTGAAGGAGCCAACGTAACCGCCCGTTTCATCGGGAAGGTAATCCCTGAAGAAATGAGGGAATATTACCGGATCGACACCTACATTCCGGTCCGATACAGAATAGAGCCTGACACACCTCCCGAACAACTCAGGAAGAAGTGGCATGCAAAACGGTACCCGGCATCAGACAAGACCGACGAAACCCTTTCCGGCATCCCTCCCGCAGCAGGACCCCATCACTCAAGTACAACCCCCCTGGCGGCAAACCTGAGCGGATCTGGGATAAGGCTCAAAATCCCTGAAGAACTCCCCATCGGCACCCTCCTCCCCATGGAGCTATATCTCGCCCTTGACACCCCTGAGGTTGTGCAGATAATTGCCGAAGTCGTCCATGTGT
The nucleotide sequence above comes from Geobacter benzoatilyticus. Encoded proteins:
- a CDS encoding dihydroorotase, whose protein sequence is MNMVIQGGRVIDPSQGIDEVLDILVENGAVKELGKGLKAPAGGETIDASGKIVTPGLIDMHVHLRDPGLEYKEDIVSGSRAAAAGGFTSVACMPNTKPVNDNKAVSTYIIAKAKAEGLVNVFPIGAITQGSHGERLSEMGELKEAGCVAVSDDGRPVINSELMRRALEYAKGMGIMVISHAEDLTLVGEGVMNEGFVSTELGLKGIPWAAEDAATSRDVYLAEFTGSPLHIAHVSTKGSLRIIRNAKARGVQVTCETAPHYFSLTDDAVRGYDTNAKMNPPLRTADDVAAVKEALKDGTIDTIATDHAPHHLDEKDVEFNEALNGIIGLETSLPLSLRLVEEGVLTLPVLVEKMACNPAKILGINRGTLKAGSVADITVIDPNAVWTVEADKLASKSKNSPFLGREMKGAAAYTIVSGKVVYKKA
- a CDS encoding aspartate carbamoyltransferase catalytic subunit, with product MGFEHKDIIALKDLNKDEIELLISTAENMREINSRDIKKVPTLRGKTIINLFYEASTRTRTSFEIAGKRLSADTVNITASTSSATKGETLLDTARNLEAMKPDIVVMRHAVSGAHYYLSKRLSCSIINAGDGAHEHPSQGILDMLTIKDRYGRLDGLKVAIVGDITHSRVARSDIAGLTKMGSHLYLAGPPTMLPPGVERLGNVTVCTTMKEAIQDADVVIMLRIQQERQGKTLIPNTREYSRYFGLNPENLKWAKPDAIVMHPGPINRGVELSSYVADCAKSHVLKQVENGVAVRMAMLYHVSGGAVVTE
- the pyrR gene encoding bifunctional pyr operon transcriptional regulator/uracil phosphoribosyltransferase PyrR, producing MAEEKTTILDGVGVKRALTRIAHEILERNKGVADLVLVGIRTGGVHLARELSSRLEEIEGASVPMGEVDITLYRDDFKGHSKHLPVGKTDIPFTVENKKVILVDDVLFTGRTIRAAMDALMDHGRPASIQLAVLIDRGHRELPIRADFVGRNVPTSSREKITVQFDADDKPVEVVLEK
- the lepB gene encoding signal peptidase I; its protein translation is MDYKNTQYGTNGSMGGSSAAEDKQVKKKHIVREYAESIIIAVILALIIRTFVVQAFKIPSGSMEDTLAIGDHILVSKFIYGTKIPFTDTKIAPIRQPQRGDVIVFEYPEDPSKDFIKRVIGVPGDVVQEINKNIYVNGKLFKIPQEVHKEPDILPIAMNPRDNFAPRTVPAGCYFVMGDNRDRSYDSRFWGFVKSEQIKGLAFIKYWSWDHDAMRVRWKSIGDIIH
- the lepA gene encoding translation elongation factor 4; this translates as MKIENIRNFSIIAHIDHGKSTLADRLLEYTGALSEREKQDQFLDKMDLERERGITIKAQTVRLNYRADDGKDYILNLIDTPGHVDFTYEVSRSLAACEGGLLVVDASQGVEAQTLANVYLAIDINLEVFPVLNKIDLPAAEPERVKNEIEEIIGLDAHDAVLASAKEGIGTREILEEIVKKIPPPEGDPTAPLKALLFDSWYDQYQGVIILVRLIDGTLKKGEKVQLVSTGRSYEALKVGVFAPVMREVPQLSAGEVGFIIAGIKDVADAKIGDTVTHTLRPCTTPLGGFKEVKPMVFSGLYPIDTAQYEQLRDALAKLKLNDSSFSYEPETSLALGFGFRCGFLGLLHMEIIQERLEREFNLDLITTAPTVVYKVHRLKGDVISIESANQLPPVQEIDYVEEPFILASIHTPNEFVGGILALCEEKRGVQREIKYLTPTRVMIIYELPLNEVVLDFYDRLKSITKGYASLDYEHLDYRRSELVRMNIMINGEVVDALSLIIHRDKAYYRGRDLVSKMKELIPRQMFEVAIQAAIGTKIIARETVKALRKDVLAKCYGGDITRKRKLLEKQKEGKKRMKNVGNVELPQEAFLAILKVEE
- the yhbY gene encoding ribosome assembly RNA-binding protein YhbY codes for the protein MLTGKQKRFLRGLGHSLNPVITVGKGEISESLVHETVEALEHHELIKVKILESCLMDRHEVAGELAEACSAEVAQVLGRTFLLYRAASEPKIELPK
- a CDS encoding YXWGXW repeat-containing protein — translated: MKKFLAVVPLILAAVSPALADSNVGFDVNISVGNRPSVVVPAPPAVVVPAGPRIIIDEPPLFITPPRLGFYVGVDIPYDMFYISGRYYLWQDNHWYRAPHYSGPWGVVKYKNLPPGLRKHKLERIRYYRDDEYRSYHRDRDHYRGKRFKPGKEYKKHYKQERKHDKSEYKHHGKGKGHGHDD
- a CDS encoding deoxyguanosinetriphosphate triphosphohydrolase, with amino-acid sequence MEEDYCGRSQERPDLAGYAARSAESRGRKHAEVFRDTRPAFERDRDRIIHCAAFRRLEYKTQVFVNHEGDYYRTRLTHSLEVAQIGKAIARRLGLNEELTEALALSHDLGHTPFGHTGEEILNRLMEGAGGFEHNLQSFRVVDQLEERYPGFNGLNLSWEVLEGIIKHSSPYDRPVGVIEGYLPGVVPTIEAQIINYADEIAYNNHDIDDGLKSGLITLEQLNEVELWREVYEGIGSAHPDIAPGRRKFQTISALIGLFIKDLTATTLENIRRLNISSLDDMRRINRPVVAFSPDVAGKNRNLKRFLFENLYRHHKVERMRVKAERYLTQLFETYVKHPTLLPRKYQMKMEAMGRERVVCDYIAGMTDRFALDEFKRLFEPYERV
- a CDS encoding class II fructose-bisphosphate aldolase, with amino-acid sequence MTTDLLGRVPKRIRNKIGSQTRICLLNGRDLFNILKNEKLILMACNPRIKHVIPGIMKAAEELDAIVAFELTRTEGGVDGGYTGQTPQLFFETVIEYAERFSFTKPFIIHGDHTTVQNTSSEEQESARHLIEAQIEAGYTSFAIDASFNPLPDNILITADLAAQVESEGYGLEVELGEVRQAGLASNLTTVEETEAFLSGLAARGIHPQLLAIDNGSKRGNYLDGEMVRIDLEQTKAIYETVIRHGLAGLVQHGITGTPLRLVGKLAGYGIRKGNIGTLWQNVAHAGLPLDLMDAMRRWAKENGKDIKFATNVFKTDIDNIPEENAKQILDMAYREAKEFLQAFHAKGSASRLAASLIEAR
- the rsmD gene encoding 16S rRNA (guanine(966)-N(2))-methyltransferase RsmD, with protein sequence MRVAGGTARGRRLAAPRGERVRPTSDKVKEALFSILASLLGNLEGLRVLDIFAGTGSLGIEALSRGCHEAVFVDNHRESVAVIRQNLKQLNLEDRSRVITREATAAIQALAGESPFRIIVLDPPYRQGLTEKVLHNLASAPFVAAETIIVAESDSGEVFAEEFGPLRQFDRRIYGDTALTFFKKGIPADHA
- the coaD gene encoding pantetheine-phosphate adenylyltransferase, whose product is MPRKVAVYPGSFDPITYGHLDIIDRGLRIFDEIIVAVAKNSAKNSLFTINERVDLIQRVLADNVRARVDTFDGLLVDYVLSQNATVIIRGLRAISDFEYEFQIAQMNRSISQDVETLFMMTSVPYGYLSSSIVKEVSSLNGPIEDLVPPLVRAALRDKFSKTTV
- a CDS encoding DUF1858 domain-containing protein, with the protein product MISKTMTIGDIIRTYPQTLKVFEKYGLDCRECQVADYEELEHGAGVHKTDLEKLLKELNEIIVS
- a CDS encoding PilZ-like domain-containing protein, which produces MKEEFTDYRKYFSPGYRIEVRIPRATGDPFRDGATIARLEEDLVQFQLSRDVLPAGIKADAGTIVDVRIGKDGAAYCCRAIIVTQREGANVTARFIGKVIPEEMREYYRIDTYIPVRYRIEPDTPPEQLRKKWHAKRYPASDKTDETLSGIPPAAGPHHSSTTPLAANLSGSGIRLKIPEELPIGTLLPMELYLALDTPEVVQIIAEVVHVSPLHPSLNTPQLFNTALHFLCIDERDRDSVIKFISIEQIERLRATQGSAVSLSNLGGYAAYSKSREIRRIAVTITIILVIAAIAALLILSRRNNPKGEIEQTFEDEIRKYRKLVPWR